One region of Primulina tabacum isolate GXHZ01 chromosome 1, ASM2559414v2, whole genome shotgun sequence genomic DNA includes:
- the LOC142556478 gene encoding thiol-disulfide oxidoreductase LTO1-like, which translates to MELPYVETKVTKMSSLVALSLARHLRSIGAKLYGAFWCSHCQDQKEMFGREAAKLLNYVECFPDGIKKGNKVDEACLCWE; encoded by the exons ATGGAACTACCATATGTCGAAACCAAGGTCACAAAAATGTCAAGTCTTGTGGCCCTTTCACTTGCAAGACATCTACGTTCAATTGGAGCGAAATTATATGGAGCTTTCTGGTGTTCACATTGTCAGGATCAGAAAGAA ATGTTTGGGCGTGAAGCGGCCAAATTGTTGAACTATGTGGAGTGCTTTCCTGATGGTataaagaaaggaaataaaGTGGACGAGGCTTGTTTATGTTGGGAATAG
- the LOC142525604 gene encoding uncharacterized protein LOC142525604 isoform X1: MVVGGGGNWKKAKRMALMLIRSAFNSSKCKTTAKMAVARIKLLRNKRDVVIRQMRRDIAMLLESRQDATARIRVEHVIREQNIMAANELIELFCELVVARLSIIAKQRECPADLKEGISSLIFAAPRCSEIPELLSIRDVFQKKYGKDFVSAATDLRSNAGVNRMLIEKLSVKTPAGEIKLKVLKEIAKEYQVEWDTTESETELLKPPEERIEGPVNFASATSLPVKSVSKQAPETNHTASCEPINVKCFQDLASAAEAAAEKALAAAEAAADLAYRGAQMTGTHKNANEANFNIKSYNSTGNFLPNGLPASQGLSDRFDDQRRNKKASDSEYSRSVSVQDERTGDDARKILRRQSYNCQTAPRSDIKFDGADSDDEDIEMENAARDVDTRKIYRRHSYNVRSTARSDIKFDESDYEDDSEEMDVPTRGYKQPPPNRQAPVAARVHPKLPDYDTLAARFEALKHQKSQT, encoded by the exons ATGGTGGTGGGAGGCGGCGGCAACTGGAAGAAGGCGAAGAGGATGGCTCTCATGTTGATTCGCTCTGCTTTCAACTCATCCAAATG CAAAACAACGGCGAAGATGGCGGTGGCGAGGATAAAGCTGCTAAGAAACAAGAGGGACGTGGTAATAAGGCAGATGCGGCGTGACATTGCTATGCTCCTCGAGTCTCGTCAAGATGCCACTGCCCGTATTCGA GTTGAACACGTGATAAGGGAACAAAATATTATGGCTGCAAATGAGTTGATTGAGCTTTTCTGTGAGCTTGTGGTGGCTAGACTTTCTATTATTGCAAAACAAAG GGAATGCCCAGCTGATCTCAAGGAAGGGATATCAAGTTTAATATTTGCGGCCCCTCGGTGCTCGGAGATTCCAGAACTGTTGTCCATCCGTGATGTTTTTCAGAAGAAGTATGGGAAGGATTTTGTATCTGCGGCTACCGATTTAAGATCCAACGCCGGCGTGAATCGCATG CTTATTGAAAAGCTTTCTGTTAAGACCCCAGCTGGTGAAATAAAATTGAAAGTTTTGAAGGAAATTGCCAAGGAATACCAGGTTGAGTGGGACACAACGGAATCCGAGACGGAGTTATTGAAGCCTCCGGAAGAGCGTATC GAAGGACCTGTTAATTTTGCGAGTGCTACCAGTTTACCTGTAAAATCAGTTTCGAAGCAAGCTCCCGAAACAAATCATACAGCTAGCTG TGAACCAATCAATGTCAAATGTTTTCAAGACTTGGCATCGGCTGCTGAAGCGGCTGCAGAAAAAGCACTGGCTGCTGCTGAAGCGGCTGCCGACCTAGCCTACAGAGGAGCACAGATGACTGGAACTCATAAGAATGCGAATGAGGCtaattttaacattaaatcttATAATTCCACTGGGAACTTTCTGCCAAATGGTTTGCCTGCTTCGCAGGGTTTGTCTGATCGGTTTGATGATCAGAGAAGGAACAAGAAGGCAAGTGATTCTGAGTATTCTCGTTCTGTCAGTGTACAAGACGAGCGAACTGGTGACGATGCTAGAAAGATCCTCAGAAGACAAAGCTATAACTGTCAGACAGCACCACGTTCTGATATCAAGTTTGATGGAGCAGACTCTGATGATGAAGATATCGAGATGGAAAATGCAGCAAGAGATGTTGACACAAGGAAAATCTACAGAAGGCACAGCTACAATGTTCGATCTACTGCACGTTCTGATATCAAATTTGATGAATCTGATTATGAAGACGACTCAGAGGAGATGGACGTGCCTACTAGAGGATATAAACAACCACCACCTAACCGTCAAGCTCCTGTTGCTGCTCGAGTTCATCCAAAACTGCCTGATTACGACACCCTTGCTGCTCGTTTTGAAGCCCTGAAACATCAAAAGTCACAAACCTGA
- the LOC142525604 gene encoding uncharacterized protein LOC142525604 isoform X2 has protein sequence MVVGGGGNWKKAKRMALMLIRSAFNSSKCKTTAKMAVARIKLLRNKRDVVIRQMRRDIAMLLESRQDATARIRVEHVIREQNIMAANELIELFCELVVARLSIIAKQRECPADLKEGISSLIFAAPRCSEIPELLSIRDVFQKKYGKDFVSAATDLRSNAGVNRMLIEKLSVKTPAGEIKLKVLKEIAKEYQVEWDTTESETELLKPPEERIEGPVNFASATSLPVKSVSKQAPETNHTASCEPINVKCFQDLASAAEAAAEKALAAAEAAADLAYRGAQMTGTHKNGLSDRFDDQRRNKKASDSEYSRSVSVQDERTGDDARKILRRQSYNCQTAPRSDIKFDGADSDDEDIEMENAARDVDTRKIYRRHSYNVRSTARSDIKFDESDYEDDSEEMDVPTRGYKQPPPNRQAPVAARVHPKLPDYDTLAARFEALKHQKSQT, from the exons ATGGTGGTGGGAGGCGGCGGCAACTGGAAGAAGGCGAAGAGGATGGCTCTCATGTTGATTCGCTCTGCTTTCAACTCATCCAAATG CAAAACAACGGCGAAGATGGCGGTGGCGAGGATAAAGCTGCTAAGAAACAAGAGGGACGTGGTAATAAGGCAGATGCGGCGTGACATTGCTATGCTCCTCGAGTCTCGTCAAGATGCCACTGCCCGTATTCGA GTTGAACACGTGATAAGGGAACAAAATATTATGGCTGCAAATGAGTTGATTGAGCTTTTCTGTGAGCTTGTGGTGGCTAGACTTTCTATTATTGCAAAACAAAG GGAATGCCCAGCTGATCTCAAGGAAGGGATATCAAGTTTAATATTTGCGGCCCCTCGGTGCTCGGAGATTCCAGAACTGTTGTCCATCCGTGATGTTTTTCAGAAGAAGTATGGGAAGGATTTTGTATCTGCGGCTACCGATTTAAGATCCAACGCCGGCGTGAATCGCATG CTTATTGAAAAGCTTTCTGTTAAGACCCCAGCTGGTGAAATAAAATTGAAAGTTTTGAAGGAAATTGCCAAGGAATACCAGGTTGAGTGGGACACAACGGAATCCGAGACGGAGTTATTGAAGCCTCCGGAAGAGCGTATC GAAGGACCTGTTAATTTTGCGAGTGCTACCAGTTTACCTGTAAAATCAGTTTCGAAGCAAGCTCCCGAAACAAATCATACAGCTAGCTG TGAACCAATCAATGTCAAATGTTTTCAAGACTTGGCATCGGCTGCTGAAGCGGCTGCAGAAAAAGCACTGGCTGCTGCTGAAGCGGCTGCCGACCTAGCCTACAGAGGAGCACAGATGACTGGAACTCATAAGAAT GGTTTGTCTGATCGGTTTGATGATCAGAGAAGGAACAAGAAGGCAAGTGATTCTGAGTATTCTCGTTCTGTCAGTGTACAAGACGAGCGAACTGGTGACGATGCTAGAAAGATCCTCAGAAGACAAAGCTATAACTGTCAGACAGCACCACGTTCTGATATCAAGTTTGATGGAGCAGACTCTGATGATGAAGATATCGAGATGGAAAATGCAGCAAGAGATGTTGACACAAGGAAAATCTACAGAAGGCACAGCTACAATGTTCGATCTACTGCACGTTCTGATATCAAATTTGATGAATCTGATTATGAAGACGACTCAGAGGAGATGGACGTGCCTACTAGAGGATATAAACAACCACCACCTAACCGTCAAGCTCCTGTTGCTGCTCGAGTTCATCCAAAACTGCCTGATTACGACACCCTTGCTGCTCGTTTTGAAGCCCTGAAACATCAAAAGTCACAAACCTGA
- the LOC142525837 gene encoding uncharacterized protein LOC142525837 isoform X3 translates to MARSPSLIYAHSPPWEENMKLRSRSRSNSRSRSRSWSRPRPKSRSRSGSRDRGRTEAVNKGDTLYVTGLSTRVTERDLEDHFSKEGKVKSVFLVVEPRSRVSRGFAFVTMDSAEDANRCIKYLDQSVLEGRYITVERSRRKRARTPTPGHYLGLKSTRGDGYRGDRASYHGGSSQDDYGYQRSSRRSPYRGGRDYSPRRSPYGGGRDYSPRRSPAGRRSRRDRSYSP, encoded by the exons ATGGCAAGATCTCCGTCTCTTAT CTATGCACACTCTCCTCCttgggaagaaaatatgaaATTGAGGTCAAGGTCGAGGTCTAATTCTCGATCTCGATCTAGATCATGGTCAAGACCAAGGCCCAAGTCTAGGTCCAGATCTGGGTCTAGAGATCGTGGCAG AACTGAAGCAGTCAACAAAGGAGACACACTCTATGTTACAGGACTCTCTACAAGAGTTACTGAGCGAGACCTTGAGGATCATTTCTCAAAAGAAGGAAAG GTGAAATCGGTTTTTTTGGTTGTTGAACCACGTTCCCGTGTTTCTCGTGGTTTTGCTTTTGTGACAATGGATTCTGCTGAGGATGCCAACCGCTGTATCAAATACCTAGATCAATCAGTTCTTGAAGGCCGGTACATTACTGTGGAGAGG TCCCGGAGGAAAcgtgctaggactcccacccctGGTCATTACCTTGGACTCAAAAGCACCCGGGGTGATG GTTATCGAGGTGATCGTGCATCATATCATGGAGGTTCGAGCCAGGATGATTATGGATACCAGAGGTCATCTAGGCGTTCTCCTTATAGAG GTGGACGCGATTACTCTCCGAGGCGATCTCCATATGGGGGTGGACGTGATTACTCTCCGAGGCGTTCACCTGCTGGCAGAAGATCAAGAAGAGACAGGTCATATTCGCCATGA
- the LOC142525837 gene encoding uncharacterized protein LOC142525837 isoform X1, translating to MARSPSLIYAHSPPWEENMKLRSRSRSNSRSRSRSWSRPRPKSRSRSGSRDRGRTEAVNKGDTLYVTGLSTRVTERDLEDHFSKEGKVKSVFLVVEPRSRVSRGFAFVTMDSAEDANRCIKYLDQSVLEGRYITVERSRRKRARTPTPGHYLGLKSTRGDGYRGDRASYHGGSSQDDYGYQRSSRRSPYRGGRDYSPRRSPYRGGRDYSPRRSPYGGGRDYSPRRSPAGRRSRRDRSYSP from the exons ATGGCAAGATCTCCGTCTCTTAT CTATGCACACTCTCCTCCttgggaagaaaatatgaaATTGAGGTCAAGGTCGAGGTCTAATTCTCGATCTCGATCTAGATCATGGTCAAGACCAAGGCCCAAGTCTAGGTCCAGATCTGGGTCTAGAGATCGTGGCAG AACTGAAGCAGTCAACAAAGGAGACACACTCTATGTTACAGGACTCTCTACAAGAGTTACTGAGCGAGACCTTGAGGATCATTTCTCAAAAGAAGGAAAG GTGAAATCGGTTTTTTTGGTTGTTGAACCACGTTCCCGTGTTTCTCGTGGTTTTGCTTTTGTGACAATGGATTCTGCTGAGGATGCCAACCGCTGTATCAAATACCTAGATCAATCAGTTCTTGAAGGCCGGTACATTACTGTGGAGAGG TCCCGGAGGAAAcgtgctaggactcccacccctGGTCATTACCTTGGACTCAAAAGCACCCGGGGTGATG GTTATCGAGGTGATCGTGCATCATATCATGGAGGTTCGAGCCAGGATGATTATGGATACCAGAGGTCATCTAGGCGTTCTCCTTATAGAGGTGGACGCGATTACTCTCCAAGGCGTTCTCCTTATCGAGGTGGACGCGATTACTCTCCGAGGCGATCTCCATATGGGGGTGGACGTGATTACTCTCCGAGGCGTTCACCTGCTGGCAGAAGATCAAGAAGAGACAGGTCATATTCGCCATGA
- the LOC142525837 gene encoding uncharacterized protein LOC142525837 isoform X2 translates to MADSPRARYAHSPPWEENMKLRSRSRSNSRSRSRSWSRPRPKSRSRSGSRDRGRTEAVNKGDTLYVTGLSTRVTERDLEDHFSKEGKVKSVFLVVEPRSRVSRGFAFVTMDSAEDANRCIKYLDQSVLEGRYITVERSRRKRARTPTPGHYLGLKSTRGDGYRGDRASYHGGSSQDDYGYQRSSRRSPYRGGRDYSPRRSPYRGGRDYSPRRSPYGGGRDYSPRRSPAGRRSRRDRSYSP, encoded by the exons ATG GCTGACTCTCCTCGTGCACG CTATGCACACTCTCCTCCttgggaagaaaatatgaaATTGAGGTCAAGGTCGAGGTCTAATTCTCGATCTCGATCTAGATCATGGTCAAGACCAAGGCCCAAGTCTAGGTCCAGATCTGGGTCTAGAGATCGTGGCAG AACTGAAGCAGTCAACAAAGGAGACACACTCTATGTTACAGGACTCTCTACAAGAGTTACTGAGCGAGACCTTGAGGATCATTTCTCAAAAGAAGGAAAG GTGAAATCGGTTTTTTTGGTTGTTGAACCACGTTCCCGTGTTTCTCGTGGTTTTGCTTTTGTGACAATGGATTCTGCTGAGGATGCCAACCGCTGTATCAAATACCTAGATCAATCAGTTCTTGAAGGCCGGTACATTACTGTGGAGAGG TCCCGGAGGAAAcgtgctaggactcccacccctGGTCATTACCTTGGACTCAAAAGCACCCGGGGTGATG GTTATCGAGGTGATCGTGCATCATATCATGGAGGTTCGAGCCAGGATGATTATGGATACCAGAGGTCATCTAGGCGTTCTCCTTATAGAGGTGGACGCGATTACTCTCCAAGGCGTTCTCCTTATCGAGGTGGACGCGATTACTCTCCGAGGCGATCTCCATATGGGGGTGGACGTGATTACTCTCCGAGGCGTTCACCTGCTGGCAGAAGATCAAGAAGAGACAGGTCATATTCGCCATGA